The DNA window GATGCAATACCGCGATCTGCGCGACTTCATCGACCAACTCGAACAACGCGGCGAACTCCAGCGCGTCCGAATCGAGGTCGATCCCTATCTGGAAATCACCGAAATCTGCGACCGCACGCTGCGCGCGGGCGGCCCGGCACTGCTGTTCGAGCGACCGAAGGGGTCAAAAATCCCGCTGCTCGGCAATCTTTTCGGCACGCCCAAGCGGGTTGCGCTCGGCATGGGCGAGGAATCGGTGGAGGCGCTGCGCGAGGTCGGTAAACTGCTGGCCTTTCTGAAAGAACCCGACCCGCCCAAGGGCATGAAAGAAGCCTGGCGGACCCTACCGATCTTCAAGAAGGTGCTGGACATGGCCCCCAAGATCAGGCGCAATCCAGCCTGTCAGGAGGTCAATTTCACCGGAAACGCGGTCGATCTGGACCGCCTGCCCATCCAGCATTGCTGGCCGGGCGACGTGGGGCGGCTGATCACCTGGGGTCTGGTCGTCACCCGTGGCCCGGAGAAGCCGCGTCAGAATCTCGGGATCTACCGGATGCAGGTGATCGGGCGCAACCGGGTCATCATGCGCTGGCTCTCGCATCGCGGCGGTGCGCTCGACTACCGCGACTGGCAGCGCGCCCATCCCGGCCAGCCCTTCCCTGTGGCGGTCGCGCTGGGCGCCGATCCGGCGACCATCCTCGGGGCGGTCACGCCAATCCCGGATACGCTGTCGGAATATGCCTTCGCGGGTCTGCTGCGCGGCAGTCGCACCGAACTGGCCAATTGTCAGGAATCGGATCTCCAGGTTCCGGCCAGCGCCGAAATCGTGCTGGAGGGTCATATCCATCCCGACGATCTGGCACCCGAGGGTCCGTTCGGCGACCATACCGGCTATTACAACGAGGTCGATCAGTTTCCGGTCTTCACCATCGCGCGCATCACCCAGCGCCAGAACCCCATCTATCACAGCACCTATACCGGACGCCCGCCAGACGAGCCGGCGATTCTCGGCGTCGCACTGAACGAAGTCTTCGTCCCTATCCTGCAAAAGCAGTTTCCTGAGATCGCGGATTTCTATCTGCCGCCAGAAGGCTGCTCCTACCGGCTGGCGGTGGTCAGCATCCGCAAGCAATATCCGGGACACGCCAAGCGGGTGATGATGGGCGTCTGGTCCTTTCTGCGTCAGTTCATGTACACCAAATTTGTCATCGTGGTGGACGACGACATCTGCACGCGCGACTGGAAGGACGTGATCTGGGCCATGACCACGCGCATGGATCCGGCGCGCGACACGGTGACGGTGGAGAACACCCCGATCGACTATCTGGATTTCGCCTCGCCGGTCTCGGGGCTGGGCTCGAAGATCGGCTTCGACGCGACGAACAAATGGCCGGGCGAGACGACCCGCGAATGGGGTCAGCCGATTCGCATGGACGATGCCGTGCGGGAGCGGGTCGATCGGATCTGGGATGCGCTAGGCATCCCGTTGAATCGCGGTTAAGACCAACCGAACCTCAATAGCGCCCGCCGCCTCCGCCCCGCGGACGTTCGGCGCGCGGGCGCGCCTCGTTAACGGTCAGCTTGCGGCCTTTCATGTCGGTTTCATTCAGCGCCTTAATCGCGGCGGCGGCTTCGGCATTGTTGGGCATCTCCACGAAACCGAAGCCCTTGGATTGACCGGAAAACTTATCCTTGATCACCTCCGCGGCCGCCAACTCGCCATACTCTCCGAAAATGTCCCGCAAATCATCGTCGGCTACGCTATAGGGTAAATTACCTACGTAAATCCTCATCGCTGTTTCTCGTGCTCGCGTGCGTTGATCGGACGAATACTGCCGGGGGGCCAACACACAAGCCGACTCGACAGCGAACGACTGGACCCCGAGACGGGCTCGCGGCAGGGTAGATTGCGTTCGCGCTGACCGCCGTCAGGCACAGGATAAAAACGAAACCCGTAACAATGGAACTGACGACAGTCTTCGACAATCCAGAAACGATGGCAATCGCCGCGTTTGACACTGATGGAAAGCTAGTGGATCAAATGCAGTGCGTCAACGGACTCGGAAAAAAACCTTGCTCCGGATGCGAATTTCGGTGTTCCGAATTCCAATCGGCGATGTAGACAGATGGCGAAGGCAGGCAACTCTTGGGGAACCAAGAGTTGCCTGCGGATAAGTCAGTCGAAGCTGCCGCGCTGGTGCTCATCGAAAAGCACCCCGCCCAAGGCGCCCACACCGGCGCCGATGAGCGCGCCGGAGCCGGCGTTGCCGCTGAATGAACCGATAATGGCGCCCGAGGCGGCGCCAATGCCCACGCCGCTCGCGGTGCGCGAACGCGAGGTGCTGCCGCAGCCGACAATCGTCAGGGCGAAGGCCGCGACGAACAGTGGAATGGCGATGGTCTTGCTGGTCATGACTTGTTTCTCTCTACCTTAAAAGTGACTCGATTTCGGGTGAAGCGGTCCCAGGGTCGCGACGATGGCGCTTATTTGCAGGGATGCTTCTCGGCCAAGGCCCGGACCAGTCCGACCACCGGCATCTCCTGCATGCGCTGGGCGTTGGCGGCATTCTTGCGCGCCCAGTCAAGGAAGAGCGTGCGCGCGCCCTCAATGGTCGCGCCCTTGGGGTAACAAATCAGCCGTTTCATCGACTTGCGATCCGAAATCGCATCGTGATACTGCACCGTCGCCTCGATGAAGGCACGGCAGGCATAGACGGCGGGCAGGGAAGACTCCTCTTTCGGATCCACCGAACAAACCTGATAGAGGTCTTCGGTCGTCTCGTAATTGAAGTTGGATTCCTGCAAGGCGCTTGCGGGCAGCGCATAGACGGCGGCCGCGAAAAACGCGGTCAGTGACATCGCGGGAAGGCGGAGAACGCTCATGGTGATTGGTTCCTTTTGTGTTTAGACCGTCAAGGGTTATGCAAACAGACTCATCTTAAAACACCCCTCGCAGACCGTCCGCAAGGGTGGGATAACGAAACGCGACACCCAGTTCCTCGCGCAGTTTGCGATTGGAGAGACGCCGCGATTCGGCCAGATAGGACAGCATCCCGGCCGAGAGCCGTTCGGATGCCTCGGCCAAGGAAAGACAGGGCGGACGCGGTAGGCCCGCGGCATCGGCCACCGCGAGAAAATAGTCGGTCATGGTGCTTGGCGCGCCGTCGCAGGCATTATAGACAGCGCCATCGGCGCCCTTTTCCATCGCCGCGAGACACACGCTCACCAGATCCTCGACATGAATCCGGTTGGTGTAGGGCGCTTCCTCGACCCGCACCAGTGGCGCGCCTTGGCGGATGCGCTCCAGGGGCAGGCGATCCGGTCCATAGATGCCGGCCACCCGCAGGATGACCAATTCGCCGCCGCTGGCCTGGCTCCAGGCACGCAATGCCTGCTCGGCATCCCAGCGTCGGCGCGAACGATCCGCCGTCGGTTGGGCGGGACGGGTCTCGTCGACCCAGCCGCCCTGACAGTCGCCGTAAACGCCGGTGGTGCTGATATAGACGATGCGTCGCGGCTGGCCGGCCTGCTCGAACGACGCGATCAAGCGACGGGTTCGCGGATCCTCCACGCCCTGCTCCGG is part of the Thiocystis violascens DSM 198 genome and encodes:
- a CDS encoding SDR family oxidoreductase, producing MAQTIIVGCGYVGTRLARQSLDRGASAIGLTRSEAGLARLVAAGVPARRYDLFKDDLSELGLAMAGAELFHLAPPPEQGVEDPRTRRLIASFEQAGQPRRIVYISTTGVYGDCQGGWVDETRPAQPTADRSRRRWDAEQALRAWSQASGGELVILRVAGIYGPDRLPLERIRQGAPLVRVEEAPYTNRIHVEDLVSVCLAAMEKGADGAVYNACDGAPSTMTDYFLAVADAAGLPRPPCLSLAEASERLSAGMLSYLAESRRLSNRKLREELGVAFRYPTLADGLRGVF
- a CDS encoding glycine zipper family protein, encoding MTSKTIAIPLFVAAFALTIVGCGSTSRSRTASGVGIGAASGAIIGSFSGNAGSGALIGAGVGALGGVLFDEHQRGSFD
- the ubiD gene encoding 4-hydroxy-3-polyprenylbenzoate decarboxylase, whose translation is MQYRDLRDFIDQLEQRGELQRVRIEVDPYLEITEICDRTLRAGGPALLFERPKGSKIPLLGNLFGTPKRVALGMGEESVEALREVGKLLAFLKEPDPPKGMKEAWRTLPIFKKVLDMAPKIRRNPACQEVNFTGNAVDLDRLPIQHCWPGDVGRLITWGLVVTRGPEKPRQNLGIYRMQVIGRNRVIMRWLSHRGGALDYRDWQRAHPGQPFPVAVALGADPATILGAVTPIPDTLSEYAFAGLLRGSRTELANCQESDLQVPASAEIVLEGHIHPDDLAPEGPFGDHTGYYNEVDQFPVFTIARITQRQNPIYHSTYTGRPPDEPAILGVALNEVFVPILQKQFPEIADFYLPPEGCSYRLAVVSIRKQYPGHAKRVMMGVWSFLRQFMYTKFVIVVDDDICTRDWKDVIWAMTTRMDPARDTVTVENTPIDYLDFASPVSGLGSKIGFDATNKWPGETTREWGQPIRMDDAVRERVDRIWDALGIPLNRG
- a CDS encoding Rap1a/Tai family immunity protein, which encodes MSVLRLPAMSLTAFFAAAVYALPASALQESNFNYETTEDLYQVCSVDPKEESSLPAVYACRAFIEATVQYHDAISDRKSMKRLICYPKGATIEGARTLFLDWARKNAANAQRMQEMPVVGLVRALAEKHPCK
- a CDS encoding RNA recognition motif domain-containing protein; the protein is MRIYVGNLPYSVADDDLRDIFGEYGELAAAEVIKDKFSGQSKGFGFVEMPNNAEAAAAIKALNETDMKGRKLTVNEARPRAERPRGGGGGRY